One segment of Xiphias gladius isolate SHS-SW01 ecotype Sanya breed wild chromosome 1, ASM1685928v1, whole genome shotgun sequence DNA contains the following:
- the gldn gene encoding gliomedin: MWIPTPSMTIPQRMVLYGTCVVALMNSVGLLVLLVQQNQQRAWLEQTEARLTEVEQSSVVEFLQEVPAGAAGVRRKAGEDPQHQYQYQYSRSKRSDELEKELQQQPRELHREEGRELYQQEASQEVGEETEKKMKHEPKHKFRHSQSYHKAHVQDDMMTMMTYSMVPIKLLIDICNSTKGVCIAGPPGPPGLPGADGLPGHNGTDGMPGLNGLPGADGKRGKKGPPGEKGEPGEKGEQGEPGPPGEKGQPSNDVLIEGPPGPPGPPGPMGPPGPPGPQGPPRTRHHRAHLHAAQTLGLLHAVPNDETSSVKEAVKLHKKPAKKNECLIRSLINPRNVTKMESTFGTWMKDTAQLNDERIWVAEHFSGRVVKVYKSIASFQNNNSDTVDVRKFYQGCGHTVHNGSFYYHVAGTSSIARFDFHTKRLHTLTIDNALYHNLAYLLHNSKTYFKLATDENGLWLIFASSVDESIMVAQLDQKTFSVTSYINTTYPCTKAGNAFIACGVLYVTDTKDTRVTFAYDLLKGKPVNMTFDLRSPGGVLAMLSYSPKDRHLYVWDHSYIRVYVVHFISDE; the protein is encoded by the exons ATGTGGATCCCGACACCCAGCATGACTATCCCTCAGCGGATGGTGCTATATGGGACGTGTGTTGTGGCGTTGATGAACTCCGTGGGCCTTCTGGTGCTCCTGGTCCAGCAGAATCAGCAACGTGCCTGGCTGGAGCAGACAGAGGCGAGGCTGACGGAGGTGGAGCAAAGCTCGGTGGTGGAGTTCCTCCAGGAGGTGCCAGCGGGAGCGGCGGGGGTGCGAAGGAAAGCGGGGGAAGATCCGCAACACCAATATCAATACCAGTACTCCAGGAGTAAGAGGAGCGACgagctggagaaggagctgcagcagcagccgcgGGAGCTTCACCGGGAGGAGGGACGGGAGCTCTATCAGCAGGAGGCCAGCCAGGAGGtgggagaggaaacagagaagaagatGAAGCATGAGCCGAAGCACAAGTTCCGACACAGCCAGAGCTACCACAAGGCGCATGTGCAGGACGacatgatgacgatgatgactTACTCCATGGTCCCG ATCAAATTGTTGATCGACATTTGCAACAGCACCAAAGGAGTCTGCATAGCTG GACCTCCAGGACCGCCTG GTTTGCCTGGTGCTGACGGTTTGCCTGGCCACAATGGGACTGATGGCATGCCAGGACTGAATGGACTGcctggggctgatgggaaaagaggaaaaaaag GGCCGCCAGGTGAGAAAGGAGAACCGGGTGAAAAAGGGGAGCAAGGAGAGCCTGGTCCGCCTGGAGAGAAGGGACAACCATCTAATGACGTCCTTATTGAGG GTCCTCCTGGGCCTCCAGGACCTCCTGGGCCCATGGGCCCTCCTGGACCTCCTGGTCCTCAAGGTCCTCCCAGAACAAGGCATCACAGAGCCCACCTTCACGCTGCTCAGACCCTGG GGCTGTTACACGCAGTTCCAAATGATGAAACTTCATCTGTGAAGGAGGCCGTGAAACTACACAAGAAGCCTGCCAAGAAGAACG AGTGCCTGATTAGGTCTCTGATCAACCCCAGGAATGTGACAAAGATGGAGAGCACATTTGGCACATGGATGAAAGACACCGCTCAGCTGAACGATGAGCGAATATGGGTGGCAGAACACTTTTCCG GTCGTGTGGTGAAGGTGTATAAAAGCATCGCCTCCTTCCAGAATAACAACAGTGACACTGTGGATGTTAGAAAGTTCTATCAGGGCTGTGGCCACACAGTTCACAATGGTTCCTTCTATTATCATGTTGCTGGTACGTCCAGCATTGCCAG ATTTGACTTTCACACCAAGAGGCTTCACACTCTCACTATAGACAACGCTTTGTACCACAACCTTGCCTACCTGCTCCACAACTCCAAGACCTACTTCAAACTCGCAACAGATGAGAATGGCTTGTGGCTGATCTTTGCCTCCAGTGTAGATGAGAGCATCATGGTGGCCCAGCTGGACCAGAAGACCTTTTCCGTCACGTCCTACATAAACACCACCTACCCCTGCACCAAGGCCGGCAACGCCTTCATTGCCTGTGGTGTCCTGTATGTCACCGACACCAAGGACACCAGAGTCACCTTTGCTTATGACCTGCTAAAGGGGAAGCCGGTCAatatgacctttgacctgagGTCTCCGGGGGGAGTGCTGGCAATGCTCTCCTACAGCCCAAAGGACAGACACCTGTATGTGTGGGACCACAGCTACATAAGGGTCTATGTGGTCCACTTCATATCTGATGAGTGA